The following are from one region of the Paenibacillus sp. KS-LC4 genome:
- a CDS encoding neuraminidase-like domain-containing protein translates to MEIQSYLSDAHPTLAKFYANNPNFDIHHFPFTNTAAVEALNGSDAEHSEALSLLSSYQRLLRLTNDPQAASVLLAGSSSKGESKSSNHAGSPALHSALQVAAINPDQFVRAYGPLLGEDGAAKAVAIHAKAKHVEAQTMHQWASISQLSAPHTRNYAANSISDTILQHYEALPNYQEIFGTLNYCDCDECKSIFGPAAYLVDLMRIVSEYITVPNSTTIPANMALSTRRPDLASIQLTCENTNTTMPYLQIVNERLEATVRSALSIKGDTYQTLAGEVYPFNLPFQYPLEQMRIYLKRMNVLLQDLYAAFGSPAASVAAEILGLSQEELVLLSTSTVDEAQLKEFYGVSDLKVLSDVDTFCKQTGLTLVQLQTLFSQDLSEAEIQAGLTKSFFINYGLAKPLQINSEGTDLTILNLTNDSLDRIHRFLRLSNKLGWSFVDLDWSLQCVKFGAPQLDTQALTELAKLKTAKEQWNLSIEQAGVLIFDIKTYGQGAASTASSLFDKLFNGPESTPYHPADEPKSSYSLNPMFTDKLLFWTIGAGDSVNMQIAARIAAALKLSQGDLSLLAETLFGNQANVPLTVSNLSVLYRYSLFGNMLGMPITQLALLLTLFKQLTLAPTMDAWVVMKNNADRLKRSRINVYELDYIVNGNASDYVDMLYRPADLEGWLNNLPQLIASTSLGKDGGASLLQQQLKLIEQIAAFFHVQTVQVTSLIALLDDPDLNLVVVFTDPKQRSTAISKMQQLSQWLVCARKLSLTSDDLATIKDSHIAFGISDAMKLTAPNVLDVYAYLEMKVFFNDVSGAISQYMSAATDKDAASAIAAMTGLASNELLSLFASFPLLSRMERLFLLQKVMNMMKSTGASFSLLNNVSKVAGLRAKENWANYTEAADHLLLTLKARLGGDNWETLYLQVNGAVQEKQRTALISTALHALSQMEDLGWIQNSRHLYEYLLIDVEMSGNATISYIKEALNAIQLYLLRSRERLEPGVIQFDIPAVWWSWMINYRIWEANRQVFLYPENYIDPSYRQNKTALFTEFENTLKQGDITKDTVEAAYRKYLDRFAELAKLKVVDTYHTHVTDPSHDNAEVTYLFARTETQPYKYYYLTRDEGNVWSEWNEIKVTINADTVSPVYVFNRLFLFWVEQKVVKDGGTGSTGQKSVKATIRYTFYNFSGSWVPPQTLAEDTVISADNSTFIVQDGVNTLFNASQFDPARLWWNKVYPLKIEKNHYLTPNVGANRFEKLVLFFGPMIDIGGLSAFTMPAAPVSSTDTLQQFENRLYKVMQQFSLAKKVGHTGFLPVFQPIVINDDLQPGFIVNPDEYIIAAKEALISQTYFRPEIDRSSGRLNLIDTTQIVYDNYAADSIRNPSPVVAPATLNNASFITTTLDIDAAQSKAVWDGLVKSGYFNDRGLAKGSFNFVQLGKDVASYLTGQSNVSAKASYVLNKISQASGTVALSSNMRGNEYELLTVKNHPAAFLFKGDKEAFLLMDTASEVQEHVPTISEALLNPDTIFTPTSFISPNLNIDANGSQTIYDLLVKGGYLDQDGVLENYSDAQSLMQYLQPQLVESTAAVVNVLMNSPMFTDHSFVAAAPVDIEVSGSQMIFQQCIKSGYLDPNGRILADIDFYELLEYVTGLLDGQPSEDLKVRHVMDTLYQWPFPVSVGFLDRNKDGIGSIKYRFSAFRLTTAAVHRLSSTLFTGGVDALLSLQSQQIPIEAELLFKRFQFDSNYVVAPDAADGSQVDFWGAYKPYYWELFFHAPYLIADLLKTNQNYQAAEKWYQYIFNPTLQPFQIQAGDFQTSTIGLTSSQRIYKILVDQKIITGAGAVSADFSEATPISQLFFFLDDKQIDSVRNRLLNDKLGNPAARFWQFNPFRNHSLETLKDQLTNPQEIAAYNMDPFNPDAIAGLRIGAYEKAVVMAYIDNLLQWGDSYFTQYTWEAIVTATMMYVYAYDLLGPRPENLGKAPEPAPKTFADLLAQFKDGIPQFLIALEQETAGKDALMAYAPFNALDTYFCVPENKQFIAYWDRVEDRLFKIRHCLNIQGIPQTLALFEPPLDPAQLIRMVSAGVNPLASLTPANQGVPYRFAFMLERAKSITATLTQFGGSLLAALERNDAESLSLLQSTHEKNILNLSTMIKEKQLEEIASTLVSLTESRASAAARQEHYNALYEENINGLEITDLTLRGLSTDLQGVSIAIHGLSIGAYLAPNIFGLADGGMQFGDAVNAGAAMADGAANVLDKAAGLINTGAQYVRRREEWRLQRDVAASEVKQLDQQIIGGNVRSAMLQRELDIHQQNVKQQDEMEQFLRGKFTSQELYQWMISRLSTAYFQCYQLAVDMAMAAQAAYQYELERQDQFLQFDYWDNLHRGLLAGEGLQLALNQMEKAYLFNNSRDLELEKTVSLLHLDPVKFIAFKGGMPGGTGATGKLDFEWNEKLFDFDFPGHYCRKIKSISISIPAVVGPYQNINAILVQNKNAVVVQADITGVSYLLNPAEPAPGPEILRQNHVSQQVAVTRGMNDSGLFVLDFKDERYLPFEGTGAVSSWTLHLPPETNRFDFSNISDIIVKIQYTAKDGGALFANQVKQQLHAESAPYPNTPVKMIDLKQAFPSNWFALFNSQATQGVQQISFPITDRTILTHLSDVSLLSASVLILTSNQAIVSDKDSSTPFLSLKLGDNAAIPLSVSNNLGTCNLSNISNVTGTGLNAALQFSLANTPDALLLNGALNQEVFAGLTVIITYQSNVFTKTSMTN, encoded by the coding sequence ATGGAAATTCAATCGTATTTGAGTGACGCGCATCCAACATTGGCAAAATTTTATGCCAATAACCCGAATTTCGATATCCACCATTTTCCGTTCACCAACACAGCCGCCGTGGAAGCGTTAAACGGGTCCGATGCCGAGCATTCCGAGGCTCTAAGTCTGCTTAGCAGCTATCAACGACTGCTGCGGCTCACCAATGATCCGCAGGCTGCCAGTGTTCTGCTAGCTGGAAGCAGCAGCAAGGGAGAAAGCAAAAGCAGTAATCATGCAGGCAGCCCTGCGCTGCATTCAGCGCTTCAAGTAGCAGCCATTAATCCCGATCAATTTGTGAGAGCCTATGGGCCGCTGCTCGGTGAGGACGGAGCAGCTAAGGCCGTCGCCATTCATGCCAAGGCGAAGCATGTGGAGGCCCAGACGATGCATCAATGGGCTTCCATCTCCCAGCTTTCAGCACCTCATACGAGAAATTACGCAGCTAATTCGATATCGGATACGATTCTCCAGCATTATGAAGCGCTGCCGAATTATCAGGAGATATTTGGCACGTTAAATTATTGTGACTGCGATGAATGTAAATCTATCTTTGGTCCTGCTGCCTATTTAGTCGATTTAATGCGGATTGTCAGCGAGTACATTACAGTGCCGAATAGCACAACCATTCCAGCCAACATGGCTCTGTCCACTCGCCGACCTGACCTGGCAAGCATTCAGCTTACTTGTGAAAATACGAATACAACGATGCCTTATTTGCAAATTGTTAATGAGCGGCTAGAGGCTACTGTTCGTTCGGCTTTAAGCATCAAGGGGGATACTTATCAAACCTTGGCGGGTGAGGTATATCCGTTCAACCTGCCTTTTCAATATCCGTTGGAGCAGATGCGAATTTACTTGAAGCGTATGAATGTGCTGCTTCAGGACCTGTACGCGGCATTTGGCTCACCCGCTGCCAGTGTGGCCGCGGAAATACTAGGTCTATCTCAAGAGGAGCTTGTACTCCTTTCAACCTCTACCGTAGATGAAGCCCAATTAAAAGAATTCTACGGGGTATCAGATTTGAAGGTGCTGTCAGATGTAGATACATTTTGCAAACAAACCGGATTAACATTGGTGCAGCTACAGACGTTGTTTAGCCAGGATCTTTCTGAAGCTGAAATCCAAGCAGGTTTGACAAAATCGTTTTTTATTAATTATGGGCTCGCGAAGCCATTGCAGATCAACAGTGAAGGTACCGATTTGACGATATTGAACTTGACTAACGATTCCTTGGATCGGATTCACCGTTTCCTAAGGCTGAGTAATAAGCTTGGTTGGAGCTTTGTGGATTTAGACTGGTCGCTGCAATGCGTGAAATTTGGAGCACCGCAGTTGGATACCCAAGCATTGACAGAGCTGGCCAAGCTAAAAACGGCTAAAGAGCAGTGGAATCTGTCGATAGAGCAGGCCGGAGTGCTGATCTTCGATATCAAAACGTATGGGCAAGGAGCAGCTTCAACAGCAAGTAGCTTATTCGATAAACTTTTTAACGGACCGGAATCGACTCCTTATCATCCTGCCGACGAGCCGAAGAGCAGCTATTCCCTCAACCCTATGTTTACCGACAAGCTGCTCTTTTGGACAATCGGAGCAGGAGATTCCGTCAATATGCAGATCGCAGCCCGCATTGCCGCGGCGCTTAAGCTAAGTCAGGGCGATCTTAGCTTACTGGCCGAAACGTTGTTTGGAAATCAAGCAAATGTGCCGTTGACGGTAAGCAATCTATCCGTACTCTATCGTTATTCTTTGTTCGGAAACATGCTGGGAATGCCCATTACGCAGCTTGCTTTGCTGCTAACGCTATTCAAGCAGCTGACCTTAGCTCCTACGATGGATGCCTGGGTCGTAATGAAAAATAATGCGGATCGTTTGAAACGCTCAAGGATCAATGTATACGAATTGGATTATATAGTGAACGGCAACGCTTCCGATTATGTGGACATGCTATACCGGCCAGCAGATTTGGAAGGCTGGTTGAATAATCTCCCGCAGCTCATTGCAAGTACCTCTCTTGGGAAAGATGGGGGAGCCTCGCTGCTACAGCAACAATTAAAACTCATTGAACAAATCGCAGCCTTTTTCCATGTTCAAACGGTGCAGGTCACGAGTTTGATCGCTTTGTTAGACGATCCTGATCTAAATCTCGTCGTCGTATTCACCGACCCGAAGCAACGGTCAACGGCTATATCTAAGATGCAGCAGTTATCACAGTGGCTTGTGTGTGCCCGCAAGCTTTCGCTAACTAGCGATGACTTGGCGACCATTAAGGACAGTCACATCGCTTTCGGTATTTCGGATGCTATGAAGCTGACTGCTCCAAATGTACTTGATGTGTACGCCTATCTAGAGATGAAAGTGTTTTTCAATGATGTGTCTGGAGCGATTTCTCAGTACATGAGTGCTGCTACGGACAAGGACGCAGCTTCTGCCATTGCAGCAATGACAGGGCTTGCGAGTAACGAGCTGCTCTCGCTGTTTGCGTCTTTCCCATTATTATCGCGAATGGAACGACTGTTTTTGCTGCAAAAGGTTATGAATATGATGAAGTCGACAGGCGCGAGCTTCAGTCTTCTGAACAATGTAAGTAAAGTTGCTGGTCTCCGTGCTAAGGAAAATTGGGCGAATTATACGGAAGCTGCTGACCATCTATTATTGACATTAAAAGCGCGCCTGGGCGGGGATAATTGGGAGACGCTGTATCTTCAGGTTAACGGGGCTGTGCAGGAGAAGCAGCGAACCGCTTTAATTTCTACTGCACTTCATGCTTTGTCGCAAATGGAGGATCTCGGATGGATTCAGAATAGTCGCCATTTATATGAGTATTTGTTAATCGACGTCGAAATGAGCGGCAATGCTACCATTTCTTATATTAAAGAAGCGCTAAATGCGATACAGCTATATCTTCTTAGAAGCAGAGAACGACTGGAGCCTGGCGTCATCCAATTTGATATACCTGCGGTATGGTGGAGCTGGATGATTAACTACCGAATTTGGGAAGCGAATCGACAAGTGTTTTTATATCCTGAAAATTACATTGATCCTTCCTATCGGCAAAATAAAACCGCGCTCTTCACAGAGTTTGAAAATACGCTAAAGCAAGGCGATATTACGAAAGATACGGTGGAAGCCGCGTATCGCAAATATTTGGACCGGTTTGCGGAGCTTGCCAAGTTGAAGGTTGTCGATACCTATCATACACATGTGACAGACCCGTCGCATGACAATGCGGAGGTCACCTATCTTTTTGCCAGAACAGAAACACAGCCCTACAAATATTATTATTTGACGCGGGATGAAGGCAATGTATGGTCCGAATGGAACGAGATTAAGGTCACGATTAACGCTGACACGGTTTCTCCCGTTTATGTCTTTAATCGCCTCTTTCTGTTCTGGGTAGAGCAGAAAGTCGTGAAGGATGGCGGTACGGGATCAACTGGGCAAAAATCGGTTAAGGCAACCATTCGTTATACGTTCTACAATTTCAGCGGCAGCTGGGTTCCCCCGCAAACGTTGGCGGAAGATACAGTCATCTCAGCGGATAACAGCACCTTTATCGTTCAAGATGGAGTCAATACGCTGTTTAATGCCTCCCAGTTCGATCCTGCCAGACTATGGTGGAATAAGGTGTATCCGCTCAAAATCGAGAAAAACCATTATCTTACGCCAAACGTCGGAGCCAATCGATTTGAGAAGCTGGTGCTGTTTTTCGGCCCTATGATCGACATTGGAGGTTTATCCGCATTCACGATGCCGGCAGCTCCTGTTTCTTCAACGGATACGCTGCAGCAATTTGAGAATCGTTTGTATAAAGTGATGCAGCAATTTTCTCTGGCTAAAAAGGTCGGGCACACGGGATTTCTGCCTGTATTTCAACCTATCGTTATCAATGATGATCTGCAGCCCGGCTTTATCGTCAATCCAGATGAGTACATCATTGCAGCGAAAGAAGCGTTGATTAGCCAGACGTATTTCCGTCCCGAAATTGACCGAAGCTCCGGCAGACTGAATCTGATTGATACGACACAGATTGTTTATGATAACTATGCTGCCGATTCCATTCGAAATCCGTCGCCAGTCGTTGCTCCGGCAACTCTGAATAACGCTTCCTTCATTACAACGACATTGGACATTGATGCGGCGCAGTCCAAAGCGGTCTGGGACGGTCTAGTGAAATCAGGCTATTTTAATGATAGAGGTTTGGCTAAAGGCTCCTTCAATTTCGTTCAACTTGGGAAAGATGTAGCCAGCTATCTGACAGGACAGAGCAATGTTTCGGCAAAAGCATCGTATGTGCTCAATAAGATTAGTCAGGCAAGCGGCACGGTAGCATTGTCCAGCAATATGAGAGGCAACGAATATGAGCTGCTTACGGTGAAAAACCATCCGGCTGCGTTTTTGTTCAAAGGGGATAAAGAGGCATTCCTGTTGATGGATACAGCTTCGGAGGTACAGGAGCATGTTCCAACGATCAGCGAGGCGCTTCTGAACCCGGATACGATTTTTACGCCGACCTCATTTATTTCGCCCAATCTGAATATCGACGCGAATGGTTCGCAAACCATCTATGATTTACTCGTCAAAGGAGGGTATTTGGATCAGGACGGCGTTCTGGAAAATTATTCGGATGCTCAAAGCTTGATGCAGTATTTGCAGCCTCAGCTGGTTGAAAGCACAGCGGCAGTCGTTAATGTGTTGATGAATAGCCCGATGTTTACAGACCATTCTTTCGTGGCTGCTGCTCCTGTTGATATTGAGGTGTCTGGTTCTCAGATGATTTTTCAACAGTGCATCAAATCGGGTTATCTTGATCCTAATGGCAGAATACTGGCGGATATTGATTTCTATGAGCTGCTCGAATACGTCACAGGGCTGCTCGATGGACAACCAAGCGAGGATTTGAAGGTTCGGCATGTCATGGATACGTTGTATCAGTGGCCTTTTCCGGTGTCGGTCGGCTTTCTGGACAGAAACAAGGATGGCATCGGCAGCATCAAATACCGCTTTTCCGCCTTCCGCCTGACGACGGCTGCGGTACACAGACTTAGCTCTACGCTATTTACTGGCGGTGTCGATGCACTTCTCAGTCTACAATCGCAACAGATTCCAATTGAGGCGGAATTGTTGTTTAAGCGGTTCCAGTTCGATAGCAATTATGTCGTTGCGCCGGATGCAGCCGATGGGTCGCAAGTTGATTTTTGGGGGGCCTATAAGCCTTACTATTGGGAATTATTTTTCCATGCTCCTTACTTAATTGCCGACTTGCTGAAAACGAATCAAAACTATCAAGCGGCAGAGAAATGGTATCAGTATATTTTTAATCCGACTTTGCAGCCTTTCCAGATTCAGGCGGGAGATTTTCAAACCTCGACGATCGGGCTGACCAGTTCTCAGCGCATTTACAAAATCTTGGTTGATCAAAAGATCATTACAGGCGCAGGTGCGGTAAGTGCGGACTTCTCGGAGGCAACGCCGATTAGCCAGCTGTTCTTCTTTCTGGACGACAAGCAGATTGATTCAGTCCGAAATCGGTTGCTAAACGATAAGTTAGGCAATCCGGCAGCTCGCTTCTGGCAGTTTAATCCTTTCCGGAACCATTCGCTGGAAACGTTAAAGGATCAATTAACCAATCCGCAGGAGATCGCGGCCTATAATATGGATCCGTTCAATCCAGACGCGATTGCCGGGCTCCGAATCGGTGCATACGAGAAAGCGGTGGTCATGGCCTATATTGATAATTTATTGCAGTGGGGCGACTCTTATTTTACGCAATACACATGGGAAGCCATCGTGACCGCAACGATGATGTACGTATACGCTTATGATTTGCTTGGACCAAGGCCCGAAAATTTAGGGAAGGCGCCAGAGCCTGCACCAAAAACATTCGCTGATCTCCTTGCGCAATTCAAAGATGGCATTCCGCAGTTTCTGATTGCGTTAGAGCAGGAGACAGCCGGGAAAGACGCACTAATGGCTTATGCACCGTTCAATGCGCTGGACACCTATTTCTGTGTGCCGGAAAACAAGCAATTTATCGCTTATTGGGATCGGGTGGAAGATCGTCTGTTCAAAATCAGACATTGTCTCAACATTCAAGGAATCCCGCAAACATTGGCTCTATTTGAACCGCCGCTCGATCCTGCTCAATTGATTCGCATGGTGAGCGCCGGAGTAAATCCATTGGCTTCGCTGACACCAGCAAATCAAGGTGTTCCTTACCGATTTGCATTTATGCTGGAACGGGCCAAGTCGATAACCGCCACGTTAACACAGTTTGGCGGCAGCCTGCTAGCCGCACTTGAACGCAATGATGCGGAAAGCTTGTCTTTGCTCCAGAGCACACATGAAAAAAACATTTTAAATCTCTCCACCATGATTAAAGAGAAGCAACTGGAGGAGATTGCAAGTACGCTTGTATCATTAACAGAAAGTAGAGCAAGTGCGGCAGCCCGACAAGAGCATTATAACGCCTTATATGAAGAGAACATCAATGGATTGGAAATTACGGATCTAACCTTAAGGGGGTTATCCACAGATCTTCAGGGGGTTTCCATCGCCATTCATGGGCTTTCGATAGGAGCCTATCTGGCTCCGAATATATTCGGCTTGGCGGATGGCGGAATGCAATTCGGTGACGCCGTGAACGCTGGCGCAGCTATGGCTGACGGGGCGGCGAACGTCTTGGATAAAGCCGCGGGCTTGATTAACACCGGCGCTCAATATGTGCGTCGCCGGGAGGAATGGAGGCTGCAGCGGGATGTCGCGGCATCTGAGGTCAAGCAGTTGGATCAACAGATTATTGGAGGGAATGTGCGCTCCGCCATGCTGCAAAGAGAGCTCGACATCCATCAACAAAACGTAAAGCAGCAGGATGAGATGGAGCAGTTCCTGCGCGGCAAGTTTACCAGCCAGGAGCTTTACCAGTGGATGATCAGTCGATTATCGACGGCCTACTTTCAATGTTATCAGCTCGCAGTGGATATGGCGATGGCTGCGCAGGCGGCATATCAGTATGAGCTGGAGCGGCAGGATCAATTTCTGCAATTCGACTACTGGGACAACCTCCATAGGGGGCTTCTTGCCGGGGAAGGCTTGCAACTGGCCCTGAATCAAATGGAGAAAGCTTATCTGTTCAATAACTCGAGAGATTTGGAGCTTGAGAAGACCGTATCCCTGCTTCATCTGGACCCGGTTAAATTTATTGCCTTTAAAGGGGGAATGCCTGGCGGCACAGGGGCTACAGGCAAGCTGGATTTCGAATGGAATGAGAAGCTGTTCGATTTCGACTTCCCTGGCCATTACTGCCGCAAAATCAAGTCAATCTCTATTTCCATACCCGCTGTTGTTGGACCCTATCAGAACATTAATGCGATACTGGTTCAAAATAAAAATGCTGTCGTTGTACAAGCCGATATTACGGGGGTCAGCTATCTCTTGAATCCAGCTGAGCCTGCACCGGGCCCTGAAATTTTGAGACAAAACCATGTGTCGCAGCAGGTTGCCGTGACTCGGGGAATGAATGATTCCGGTCTGTTTGTTCTGGATTTTAAGGATGAGCGATATTTGCCGTTCGAGGGGACAGGCGCGGTATCTTCGTGGACGCTCCACCTGCCGCCAGAAACCAATCGCTTTGATTTCAGCAATATCTCAGATATTATTGTCAAAATTCAGTACACGGCCAAAGACGGAGGGGCTCTCTTCGCTAACCAGGTGAAACAACAGCTGCATGCAGAAAGCGCTCCTTATCCCAATACTCCGGTCAAAATGATCGACCTGAAGCAAGCATTTCCGAGTAACTGGTTCGCCTTGTTCAATTCACAGGCAACCCAAGGGGTGCAGCAAATCAGCTTTCCTATCACGGATCGAACCATCCTGACCCATTTGTCAGATGTAAGCTTATTGTCGGCCTCGGTTCTTATCCTTACATCCAATCAGGCAATCGTATCCGATAAGGACTCAAGCACGCCGTTCTTAAGTCTGAAGCTGGGGGACAATGCGGCGATCCCGCTAAGCGTCAGCAATAACCTGGGAACATGCAATTTAAGCAATATAAGTAATGTCACAGGAACTGGCTTAAACGCCGCTTTGCAATTTTCTTTAGCGAATACGCCGGATGCTCTTTTGTTAAACGGGGCTTTAAATCAGGAGGTATTTGCAGGGTTAACCGTCATTATAACGTATCAATCAAATGTGTTCACAAAGACAAGTATGACCAACTAA